A single Anatilimnocola floriformis DNA region contains:
- the proS gene encoding proline--tRNA ligase produces MAMAKTAISPTRAEDYPEWYQQVIKAADLAENSDVRGCMVIKPWGWGIWENIQRVLDGMFKDTGHENAYFPLFIPLSFLQKEADHVEGFAKECAVVTHHRLQPDADGKLQPASPLEEPLIVRPTSETIIGAMYAKWVQSYRDLPILINQWANVVRWEMRTRLFLRTAEFLWQEGHTAHATEAEAREETMKMLDVYAEFAEQHMAMPVIKGEKTAGERFPGAVATYSIEAMMQDRKALQAGTSHFLGQNFSRAQGIKFQDQNSTEQFAWTTSWGVSTRLIGGLIMTHSDDDGLICPPRLAPKHIVLLPIYRNDEEKSQVVPYVQSLKKELEAQYFADTKIRVHIDDRDIRGGEKNWYHVKRGVPLRAEIGPKDIAKNGVFLARRDTGEKAGVDRAELVATISSRLQAIQDNLFQRALKLREDNTRNIDKLDELLAWFTPKNVNEPEIHGGFALSHFTENKEVDELLKKHKLTIRNMPMGLEEIPGKCIFTGQSTTKRAYIAKSY; encoded by the coding sequence ATGGCCATGGCCAAAACTGCGATCTCACCGACCCGTGCCGAAGATTATCCCGAGTGGTATCAGCAGGTGATCAAGGCTGCCGACCTCGCCGAAAACAGCGACGTCCGCGGCTGCATGGTCATCAAGCCCTGGGGCTGGGGCATTTGGGAGAACATCCAGCGCGTGCTCGACGGCATGTTCAAGGACACCGGCCACGAAAACGCCTACTTCCCCCTCTTCATTCCGCTCAGCTTTCTGCAAAAGGAAGCCGATCACGTCGAAGGCTTCGCCAAGGAATGCGCAGTCGTCACGCATCACCGTCTGCAGCCCGATGCCGACGGCAAGTTGCAGCCGGCGAGCCCGCTCGAGGAACCGCTGATCGTCCGGCCGACGAGCGAAACGATCATCGGCGCGATGTATGCGAAGTGGGTGCAGTCGTATCGCGATCTGCCGATTCTGATCAATCAGTGGGCCAACGTTGTGCGTTGGGAAATGCGGACGCGGCTGTTCCTCCGCACGGCCGAGTTCCTCTGGCAAGAGGGGCACACCGCTCACGCGACCGAAGCCGAGGCTCGCGAAGAGACGATGAAGATGCTCGACGTCTACGCCGAGTTCGCCGAGCAGCACATGGCGATGCCGGTGATCAAAGGTGAGAAGACCGCTGGTGAACGCTTTCCCGGCGCGGTCGCGACCTACTCGATCGAAGCCATGATGCAAGATCGCAAAGCGCTGCAAGCCGGCACGAGTCACTTCCTCGGTCAGAATTTCTCGCGCGCTCAAGGAATCAAATTCCAGGATCAAAACAGCACCGAGCAATTTGCCTGGACGACCTCGTGGGGCGTTTCGACGCGGCTCATCGGCGGCCTGATCATGACGCACAGCGATGACGACGGCTTGATTTGTCCGCCGCGCCTGGCGCCGAAGCACATCGTGCTGCTGCCGATCTATCGCAATGACGAAGAGAAGTCGCAAGTCGTTCCGTACGTGCAAAGCCTGAAGAAGGAACTCGAAGCCCAGTACTTCGCTGACACGAAGATTCGCGTTCATATCGACGACCGCGACATTCGCGGCGGCGAAAAGAACTGGTATCACGTCAAGCGCGGCGTGCCGTTGCGGGCCGAAATCGGGCCGAAGGACATCGCCAAGAACGGCGTATTCCTCGCGCGGCGTGATACGGGCGAAAAGGCCGGCGTCGATCGTGCTGAACTGGTCGCCACGATTTCTTCACGGCTGCAAGCGATTCAGGACAATCTCTTCCAGCGAGCTCTGAAGCTGCGCGAAGACAACACCCGCAACATCGACAAGCTCGACGAATTGCTCGCCTGGTTCACGCCGAAGAACGTGAACGAGCCGGAGATTCACGGTGGCTTTGCACTGTCGCACTTTACCGAGAATAAAGAAGTCGACGAATTGCTGAAGAAGCACAAGCTGACCATCCGCAACATGCCGATGGGGCTCGAAGAGATTCCCGGTAAATGCATCTTCACCGGCCAGTCGACGACGAAGCGGGCCTACATCGCGAAGTCGTACTAG
- a CDS encoding BatA domain-containing protein, whose amino-acid sequence MAFLNFSLLAGGLLMALPILLHLVMRQRPKQLVFPALRFIQQRREANRRQLQLRHWILLALRCGAVLLAALALARPSVASGLIGSWIAIAILGVALLVALVITLASIFGRRSLAMQIGSGATTAILAGIVLWMLAKVWGGGGTGIGDQEAPLAAVVVVDTSPRMQYRHENRTRLEQAQQIGAWLLEQFPEGSEIAICDSKPGSGAFAVDRAAAAKTLERLRTIGSPRPLLDMVSSAIELAKQNPKHRKEVYVFSDLTQAAWQNGDAATLKKLVAENEQILLYVIDVGVKEPRNAALGKVQLSSEMIPSRAQVTVETTLAATGMTDARQVSLYLEKYDPTLPIIKDDKPIFPEAVHRGTQTIQLTADPQQVRFPLQGLVEPGTYQGQFRLAGEDGLALDDVRYFTIEVQPALRILVVTGDGVSSELFVRMLRDNPQTKFNCDVISQAELAQTDFVDYRAVCLLDPLPAKSDVWEKLVSYAERGGGVGIFLGHHAQPAESFQEAAAAQLLGGKLAIQTRAPSGLYLDPRSFDHPITAAYRALDTSVPWDRFPIFFHWNLTDLAAGTRVIIPYGNGMPALTESRIGRGRALVLTTPVTDPLRPVGRKPWNELLTGEDAWPGFVLVNEMLLYLTGSSEARLNYTTGETAVLRNDPATQPERYQLFTPLDKPQDILARDGRITVRFTDNPGAYRLRGQRGGPVVRGFAVNLTADVGDLTRWPADKLSDLLGKDRFHLAKSKEEIDRAVGSDRIGSEFYPLLMLLLVGALAGEQVLANRFYRKDE is encoded by the coding sequence ATGGCTTTTCTGAATTTCTCGTTGCTGGCCGGCGGGCTGCTCATGGCGCTCCCCATCCTGCTGCATCTGGTGATGCGGCAGCGGCCGAAGCAATTGGTCTTTCCCGCACTGCGATTCATCCAGCAACGGCGCGAAGCTAACCGGCGACAGTTGCAGTTGCGGCATTGGATTCTGCTGGCGCTGCGCTGCGGCGCGGTATTGCTGGCCGCTCTGGCGCTCGCGCGGCCCAGCGTTGCTTCTGGTTTGATTGGATCTTGGATCGCGATTGCGATTCTCGGCGTCGCGCTGCTCGTGGCGCTGGTCATCACCTTGGCCTCTATTTTTGGCCGGCGCTCGCTGGCCATGCAGATCGGGAGCGGCGCAACCACGGCGATTCTCGCGGGCATCGTTCTGTGGATGCTCGCTAAAGTTTGGGGTGGCGGCGGCACGGGCATCGGCGATCAGGAAGCGCCGCTGGCCGCGGTGGTGGTGGTCGATACTTCGCCGCGAATGCAATATCGTCACGAGAACCGCACGCGACTCGAGCAGGCTCAGCAGATCGGCGCTTGGCTGCTCGAACAGTTTCCCGAGGGTAGCGAAATTGCCATCTGCGATTCGAAACCGGGCAGCGGCGCGTTTGCCGTCGATCGTGCAGCCGCGGCCAAAACTCTCGAGCGACTCCGCACGATCGGTTCGCCACGGCCGCTCCTGGACATGGTTTCCTCGGCGATCGAACTGGCCAAGCAAAATCCCAAGCACCGCAAGGAAGTCTACGTCTTCAGCGATCTGACGCAGGCTGCCTGGCAAAATGGCGATGCGGCGACGCTGAAAAAACTGGTTGCGGAAAACGAACAGATCCTGCTCTACGTGATCGACGTCGGTGTGAAAGAACCACGCAACGCCGCGCTCGGCAAGGTGCAATTGTCGAGCGAAATGATTCCCTCGCGGGCTCAGGTAACCGTCGAGACCACACTCGCGGCGACTGGCATGACCGACGCGCGGCAGGTTTCGCTTTATCTCGAAAAGTACGACCCCACGCTGCCGATCATCAAAGACGACAAGCCGATCTTTCCCGAAGCCGTTCACCGCGGCACGCAAACGATTCAATTGACCGCCGATCCGCAGCAGGTCCGCTTTCCGCTGCAGGGGCTTGTCGAACCCGGCACGTATCAAGGTCAGTTTCGGCTCGCGGGCGAGGATGGTCTCGCGCTCGATGACGTGCGTTATTTCACCATCGAGGTTCAGCCAGCGCTGCGAATTCTCGTGGTGACGGGCGATGGCGTTTCATCGGAACTGTTTGTCCGCATGCTCCGCGACAATCCGCAGACCAAGTTCAACTGCGATGTCATTTCGCAGGCCGAACTAGCGCAGACCGATTTCGTCGACTACCGCGCGGTCTGCCTGCTCGATCCGCTGCCGGCCAAGAGCGACGTCTGGGAAAAGCTCGTCAGCTATGCCGAGCGCGGCGGCGGCGTGGGAATCTTTCTCGGCCATCACGCGCAGCCCGCGGAATCATTCCAAGAAGCAGCCGCTGCCCAACTCCTCGGCGGCAAGCTGGCGATTCAAACGCGGGCGCCGAGCGGACTTTATCTCGATCCGCGCTCGTTCGATCATCCCATCACAGCGGCCTATCGAGCGCTCGATACCAGCGTTCCCTGGGATCGCTTTCCAATTTTCTTTCATTGGAATCTGACGGACCTCGCCGCGGGAACTCGCGTCATCATCCCGTATGGCAACGGCATGCCGGCGCTGACTGAATCGCGCATCGGCCGCGGCCGCGCGCTGGTGCTGACGACTCCCGTAACCGATCCACTGCGGCCCGTCGGTCGCAAGCCGTGGAATGAACTCCTCACGGGCGAAGATGCCTGGCCGGGCTTTGTGCTCGTCAACGAAATGCTGCTTTACCTCACCGGCAGTTCAGAGGCTCGCCTCAATTACACGACGGGCGAAACGGCCGTTCTGCGGAACGATCCGGCCACGCAGCCAGAGCGTTATCAACTCTTCACGCCGCTCGATAAACCGCAAGACATTCTCGCCCGCGACGGCAGAATTACGGTCCGTTTTACCGACAATCCCGGTGCTTATCGGTTGCGTGGTCAACGCGGCGGACCGGTGGTGCGCGGCTTCGCGGTCAATCTCACGGCCGACGTTGGCGATCTCACGCGTTGGCCAGCCGATAAGCTCAGCGACTTACTCGGCAAGGATCGTTTTCATCTCGCCAAGAGCAAAGAAGAGATCGACCGCGCGGTCGGCAGCGACCGCATCGGCAGCGAGTTCTATCCGCTGCTGATGTTGCTGCTCGTCGGCGCTCTCGCCGGCGAGCAAGTGCTGGCCAATCGGTTTTATCGGAAGGATGAGTAG